A DNA window from Prochlorococcus marinus XMU1406 contains the following coding sequences:
- a CDS encoding MATH domain-containing protein, with amino-acid sequence MSESNNLPQAISHKKLSYLMLKAQKDSLFSDELAEIESPEKREFEELINNWEASTKKVVNELSKRKENLLKDKSPNSLIALGAMEVHLNMALQALNAFNKGVEG; translated from the coding sequence ATGAGTGAATCTAACAATTTACCTCAAGCAATAAGTCATAAAAAATTAAGTTACTTGATGCTTAAGGCACAAAAGGATTCTCTTTTTTCTGATGAATTAGCAGAAATAGAAAGCCCCGAAAAAAGAGAATTTGAAGAGTTAATAAACAATTGGGAAGCTTCAACTAAGAAAGTAGTTAATGAGTTATCAAAAAGAAAAGAGAATTTACTAAAAGATAAATCTCCAAATTCTTTAATTGCTCTTGGTGCTATGGAAGTTCACCTTAATATGGCTTTGCAAGCCTTAAATGCATTCAATAAAGGAGTTGAGGGGTAA
- a CDS encoding DUF2214 family protein yields MLLGTLLTGEIAKSALVAYVHYLGIILCFGSLLFERLTLKVGLNRNETISMIIADVVYGLAGVAILVTGILRVKYFGQGGDFYTGNPVFWIKVSLYILVGLLSLYPTTTYILWAIPLSKNKLPEISENLVKRFRLIITTELVGFATIPFFATLMARGVGLG; encoded by the coding sequence ATGTTATTAGGAACTTTATTAACTGGTGAAATTGCTAAAAGTGCATTAGTGGCATATGTTCATTATTTAGGAATTATTTTGTGTTTCGGTTCTCTTTTGTTTGAAAGATTGACTCTCAAAGTAGGTCTTAATAGAAATGAGACGATCTCAATGATAATTGCAGATGTGGTTTATGGTTTGGCAGGAGTTGCAATATTAGTTACTGGGATTTTGCGTGTTAAGTATTTTGGTCAAGGAGGTGATTTCTATACAGGTAACCCTGTGTTTTGGATAAAGGTTTCTCTTTACATTCTGGTGGGATTACTTTCTTTATACCCAACAACAACATATATCTTATGGGCTATTCCTTTAAGTAAGAATAAATTACCTGAAATATCTGAGAATCTAGTTAAGAGGTTCAGACTCATTATTACTACTGAATTAGTAGGCTTTGCAACAATACCCTTTTTTGCCACTCTTATGGCTAGAGGTGTAGGTTTAGGTTGA
- a CDS encoding NAD(P)/FAD-dependent oxidoreductase, which translates to MEPFDLVVVGGGAAGFMTAITAAENGVKRIIILEGTSKLMEKVRISGGGRCNVTNATWIPDELIENYPRGGIQLLESFNRFAAGDVYDWFEKKGLKLKIEEDLRVFPMSNSSSDVIDCLRKSALSKNVEILTKFFVKEISKTPDNIFNIFSLKKAKVASKNIILSTGGNPSGYKLAQNLGHNIVKPVPSLFTFSTKEPNLDECSGVSIKGIDIEIELNNKNFQNRGDLLITHWGFSGPAVLKLSSIAARELYSQKYKFNLIIKWSALSYEELKEKVKYLRLNKGKVNLINSRPVPLLTKRLWIFLLNKIGIDKEKKWADLLADEREKMINILMKDKYIISGKGPFGEEFVTSGGVKINEVNFKSMESLICPGLFFSGEVLDVDGITGGFNFQHCWTSGWIAGMAVSKLKH; encoded by the coding sequence TTGGAACCTTTTGATTTGGTAGTTGTTGGAGGCGGTGCAGCCGGTTTTATGACAGCAATAACTGCTGCTGAAAATGGAGTTAAAAGAATAATAATTCTTGAAGGCACTTCAAAACTTATGGAGAAAGTAAGGATTAGTGGAGGGGGAAGATGTAACGTCACTAATGCGACATGGATACCGGATGAACTAATTGAGAATTACCCCAGAGGTGGAATTCAGCTCTTGGAATCATTTAATCGTTTTGCTGCTGGAGATGTATACGATTGGTTTGAGAAAAAAGGGTTAAAATTAAAAATTGAGGAAGATCTAAGAGTATTCCCAATGTCTAATTCTTCTTCAGATGTTATTGATTGTTTGAGAAAAAGTGCTTTATCAAAAAACGTAGAGATATTAACAAAATTTTTTGTAAAAGAAATTTCAAAAACTCCAGATAATATATTCAATATTTTTAGTCTTAAAAAAGCAAAGGTAGCTTCAAAAAATATTATTCTTTCAACTGGAGGTAATCCAAGCGGATATAAATTAGCTCAAAATCTTGGACATAATATTGTTAAACCTGTGCCATCGCTTTTTACTTTTTCTACAAAAGAACCAAATTTGGATGAATGTAGTGGGGTATCGATAAAGGGCATAGATATAGAAATTGAATTAAACAATAAGAATTTTCAAAATAGAGGCGATTTACTGATAACTCATTGGGGTTTTAGTGGACCAGCAGTATTAAAACTCTCATCAATTGCAGCAAGGGAGCTTTATAGCCAAAAATATAAATTTAATCTAATCATTAAATGGTCTGCTTTAAGTTATGAGGAGTTAAAAGAAAAAGTTAAATATTTAAGATTAAATAAAGGCAAGGTGAATCTAATTAACAGTAGACCTGTTCCACTATTAACAAAAAGATTATGGATTTTTTTATTAAATAAAATAGGTATTGATAAAGAGAAAAAGTGGGCTGATTTACTAGCGGATGAAAGAGAGAAAATGATAAATATTCTAATGAAGGACAAATATATAATTTCGGGCAAAGGTCCATTTGGAGAGGAATTTGTTACTTCTGGAGGCGTAAAAATTAATGAAGTGAATTTTAAAAGTATGGAGAGCTTAATTTGTCCAGGATTATTTTTTTCTGGAGAAGTTCTAGATGTTGATGGGATCACAGGTGGATTTAATTTTCAACATTGTTGGACAAGTGGATGGATCGCTGGGATGGCAGTCTCAAAGTTAAAACATTAA
- the murD gene encoding UDP-N-acetylmuramoyl-L-alanine--D-glutamate ligase, which yields MIDNHSSKRNINLVIGLGKSGFWAAKYLRSINKRVIVWESKDGIEFLERKTELEELNILVSLNKEFVFEEIQPFVKEIESVVVSPSIPYDHITIIELKKKGIKVIGEINVAWEILKDTNWIGITGTNGKTTVTHLLSHILCDTGLYAPFAGNIGTPLCKYAHSKKHEKIDWVVAELSSYQIEISPEVKPDIGIWTTFTEDHLERHKTLENYFNIKKSLLEKSDFRIYNYDDKNLRNHYSSLSRGVWITTSFHKSNFIQCDYWIDDQAYIFERGKKLFKLEHFSLKGIHNLQNLLLVIAAARKVGLSGKKIKDSLSNYKQLPHRMETIYKNNDLEIINDSKATNFDSSIAGISSIEGQIIIIAGGRLKGNEYSEWIKLLKKKVKCVFLFGESSKVLKMALINEGFKKNIFEFSELKELLNFVFHYLQNNRVGTLLFSPSCSSFDQFKNYEERGDYFKKLISEKLKVNKSIFCSSIIS from the coding sequence ATGATAGATAATCATTCAAGTAAAAGAAATATTAATCTTGTAATTGGATTAGGTAAATCTGGATTTTGGGCTGCCAAGTATTTGAGAAGCATCAATAAGAGAGTAATTGTCTGGGAAAGTAAAGATGGGATAGAATTCTTAGAAAGAAAAACAGAATTAGAAGAGCTTAATATACTAGTTTCTCTGAATAAAGAATTTGTATTTGAAGAAATTCAACCTTTTGTGAAAGAGATCGAATCTGTTGTTGTAAGTCCATCAATACCTTATGACCACATAACTATTATTGAATTAAAAAAAAAGGGGATTAAAGTAATTGGAGAAATTAATGTTGCATGGGAAATTTTAAAAGACACAAATTGGATAGGTATTACTGGCACTAATGGCAAGACTACTGTTACTCATCTACTAAGCCATATACTCTGCGATACTGGATTATATGCTCCTTTTGCTGGAAATATTGGTACACCTTTATGTAAATATGCTCACTCCAAAAAACATGAAAAAATTGATTGGGTTGTAGCTGAATTAAGTAGTTATCAAATAGAAATATCTCCAGAAGTAAAACCTGATATTGGAATATGGACAACCTTCACAGAAGATCATCTTGAAAGACATAAAACACTTGAAAACTATTTCAACATAAAAAAAAGCTTGCTAGAAAAATCTGATTTTAGAATTTATAATTATGACGATAAAAACCTAAGAAATCACTACAGTTCGCTATCAAGAGGGGTTTGGATAACAACTAGTTTCCATAAATCAAATTTTATTCAATGCGATTATTGGATAGATGATCAAGCATACATTTTTGAGAGAGGAAAGAAATTATTCAAACTTGAACATTTTTCTTTAAAAGGAATACATAATCTTCAAAATCTTTTATTGGTAATTGCAGCAGCAAGAAAAGTTGGATTATCTGGAAAGAAGATTAAAGATTCTTTATCTAATTACAAACAATTACCCCATAGGATGGAAACAATTTATAAAAATAATGATCTGGAAATAATTAATGATAGTAAGGCTACAAATTTTGACTCATCTATTGCAGGAATAAGTTCAATCGAAGGTCAAATAATAATCATTGCTGGGGGTAGATTAAAAGGCAATGAATATAGTGAGTGGATAAAACTTTTAAAGAAAAAAGTTAAATGTGTTTTCCTTTTTGGAGAAAGCTCAAAAGTCCTAAAAATGGCGCTTATTAATGAAGGATTTAAAAAAAATATTTTTGAATTTTCAGAACTAAAAGAGCTTTTAAATTTTGTTTTTCATTATTTACAAAATAATAGGGTTGGAACATTATTATTCTCACCTTCATGCTCTAGTTTTGATCAATTTAAAAATTATGAAGAGCGTGGAGATTATTTCAAGAAGCTAATAAGTGAAAAATTAAAGGTTAATAAATCTATTTTTTGTTCAAGTATCATTTCGTAA
- a CDS encoding pirin family protein yields the protein MSLKIIKIRKSHERFRSTREWLNSMHSFSFAEHRDPKWDNFGKIRVINEDIISPNAGFNTHSHANMEIITVVTKGAITHRDSLNNLGKIHKDEVQVMSAGTGISHSEKNEENETCKLFQIWIYPEKENINPRYDQISLNEKLWDNLIFNYKDGKNNKLFLNQSISLWRCKYKPIKEKKLPLKIDKYNWIQIIKGNILLKSKDSNLNICLESGDGLGFEVDYYDDVSIETEKELDFLLFSMPSL from the coding sequence ATGTCTTTGAAAATAATTAAAATAAGGAAATCTCACGAAAGATTTAGATCGACTAGAGAATGGCTAAATTCGATGCATTCATTTTCTTTCGCAGAGCATAGAGATCCAAAATGGGATAATTTTGGGAAAATTAGAGTTATAAACGAAGATATTATTTCTCCTAATGCAGGTTTTAATACACATTCTCATGCAAATATGGAAATAATTACTGTCGTAACAAAAGGAGCAATAACTCATAGAGACTCGTTAAATAATCTTGGAAAAATTCACAAAGATGAAGTACAAGTTATGTCTGCAGGTACTGGAATCTCTCATAGTGAGAAGAATGAAGAAAATGAGACCTGTAAGTTGTTCCAGATTTGGATATACCCTGAAAAAGAAAATATCAACCCCCGATATGATCAAATTTCATTAAACGAAAAGTTGTGGGATAATCTTATTTTTAATTACAAAGACGGTAAAAATAATAAGCTTTTTCTAAATCAAAGTATCTCTTTATGGCGTTGTAAATATAAGCCAATTAAAGAAAAAAAATTGCCATTAAAAATAGATAAATATAATTGGATACAAATAATAAAAGGTAATATTTTATTAAAAAGTAAAGACTCTAATCTAAATATATGTCTCGAATCTGGAGATGGCTTGGGTTTTGAAGTTGATTATTATGATGATGTCTCTATAGAAACTGAAAAAGAACTAGATTTTCTCTTATTTTCGATGCCTTCCTTATAA
- a CDS encoding DUF1643 domain-containing protein: protein MRNLFLERNCLISANKLYRWSLSYKISKSTKEIIFIGLNPSLSDEVFLDNTTKKIIKISKNNNYGKVKLINLFALISSKPEKLFNHKNPVGYLNNNHIYKNLKHWSEDKNCDLWLGWGNKGKFLNRNKKIAKKIMQYNLIRKNNFDNPLGPLFIKKTIKDNPIHPLYCSDNSILQSYF, encoded by the coding sequence TTGAGAAATTTATTTCTAGAAAGAAATTGTTTAATAAGTGCTAACAAACTATATAGATGGAGTTTAAGTTATAAGATTTCTAAATCTACAAAGGAAATTATTTTTATTGGTTTAAATCCCTCATTATCGGATGAAGTTTTCTTAGATAATACAACAAAAAAGATAATCAAAATTTCGAAAAATAATAATTACGGCAAAGTAAAATTAATCAATCTATTTGCTCTTATTTCAAGCAAACCAGAGAAACTTTTTAATCACAAAAACCCTGTGGGTTATCTAAACAACAATCATATTTATAAAAACTTAAAACACTGGTCTGAAGATAAAAATTGTGATTTATGGTTAGGTTGGGGAAACAAAGGGAAATTTCTAAATAGAAATAAAAAAATAGCAAAAAAAATAATGCAATATAATTTAATTAGGAAAAATAATTTTGATAACCCACTTGGACCGCTTTTTATTAAAAAAACAATCAAAGATAATCCAATACATCCTTTATATTGTTCAGACAACTCCATCCTCCAATCTTATTTTTAG
- a CDS encoding EamA family transporter — protein MIGILSAFGAATSWTYACFIWRTQTQKYKSIDINLTKNIIAFLIFIPAFINLSSTTALKNIFILLISGIIGIGLGDTFYLKSLQTIGTRKTLSIETLSPLMAALSGEFFINENLTTKSWLGIIIVTISLFIILRKGNNFKEKNSSFSEKNNFKIFAFPFLSVLCAVLGGLLSRMVFLQSNLSPFLTTEIRLLGAIIFLISLKGFKINFFLKNIEKKQQKKFLLSILLGTNIGILLQQVVFKTLPIGVGWALLSTSPVISLFFAKNEEREITKKIIFFTCFLFFGLTLIIL, from the coding sequence TTGATTGGAATCCTTTCTGCTTTTGGAGCTGCTACATCTTGGACATATGCGTGCTTTATTTGGCGCACGCAAACTCAAAAATATAAATCAATAGATATTAATTTAACAAAAAATATAATAGCTTTTTTAATTTTTATACCTGCTTTTATCAATCTAAGTTCTACAACTGCATTAAAAAACATATTTATACTACTAATTAGTGGGATAATAGGTATTGGTTTAGGTGATACTTTCTATTTAAAGTCACTACAAACAATTGGCACAAGAAAAACTTTATCTATAGAAACTCTTTCTCCGTTAATGGCAGCTTTGTCAGGAGAATTTTTTATTAATGAAAATTTAACTACTAAATCATGGCTTGGAATAATTATAGTAACGATTTCGCTATTCATAATTCTCAGAAAAGGTAACAATTTTAAAGAGAAAAACTCCTCTTTCTCAGAAAAAAATAACTTTAAGATTTTTGCTTTTCCTTTTTTATCAGTTTTATGTGCTGTTCTTGGAGGACTTTTATCAAGGATGGTTTTCCTTCAAAGCAATTTATCTCCTTTCCTTACAACTGAAATAAGATTATTAGGTGCAATAATTTTTTTGATTAGTCTAAAAGGATTTAAGATTAATTTTTTCTTAAAAAACATAGAAAAAAAACAACAAAAAAAATTTTTGCTTTCAATACTTCTTGGAACAAATATAGGAATATTGCTACAACAAGTTGTTTTTAAAACCCTTCCCATAGGAGTGGGATGGGCTTTATTAAGCACATCTCCAGTAATTTCGTTATTTTTTGCTA
- a CDS encoding GAF domain-containing protein — protein MQNLVSKKEEEERRLKALAEYRILGTKPESCYDDITKIAATTCNVPISLMTLVDKDKQWFKSKIGLQISETRRDWSFCTHAIKENSPLIIHDAFQDERFINNPLVTGDPKIRFYAGFPLRNSDGNKLGTLCVIDRKPGNLTTQQYNIMELLSKQIVSFLELRKKSLNLLDALSNLHKQEGILSVCSYCREVKNKEGDWMHLEKYLSKISDIRFSHGVCDNCMEKHFPDVIEVWNKKDFFEDGQKRYLES, from the coding sequence ATGCAGAATCTTGTATCAAAAAAAGAAGAAGAGGAAAGAAGATTAAAAGCTTTAGCAGAATATAGGATTTTGGGAACCAAGCCAGAATCATGTTATGACGATATTACAAAAATTGCTGCCACAACTTGTAATGTGCCTATTTCTTTAATGACTTTGGTAGACAAAGATAAACAATGGTTTAAATCCAAAATAGGACTTCAAATATCAGAAACTAGAAGGGATTGGTCTTTTTGTACACATGCAATAAAAGAAAATAGTCCATTAATTATTCATGATGCTTTCCAGGATGAAAGATTTATAAATAATCCATTGGTAACTGGAGACCCAAAGATTCGTTTTTATGCAGGTTTTCCCCTTAGAAATAGTGATGGTAATAAGCTTGGAACTCTTTGTGTAATAGATAGAAAGCCAGGAAATCTAACTACACAACAATATAATATTATGGAATTATTATCCAAGCAAATAGTTTCATTTTTAGAGCTTAGAAAAAAATCATTAAATTTGCTAGATGCATTGTCTAATTTGCATAAACAGGAAGGGATTTTATCTGTATGTTCATATTGCAGAGAAGTGAAAAATAAGGAGGGCGATTGGATGCATTTAGAAAAATATCTTTCGAAAATTAGTGATATTAGATTCAGTCATGGGGTTTGTGATAATTGTATGGAAAAACACTTCCCAGATGTAATCGAAGTATGGAATAAAAAGGATTTTTTTGAAGATGGTCAGAAAAGGTATTTAGAGTCTTAG
- a CDS encoding NAD-dependent DNA ligase has product MDNLLVRDVKYLDEQYRIGEGMISDDAFKQLEKLFIPLNRKPDYFNQKNNKLLPKLAKENYKEFLESLLTKTRLSIQPKIDGCAIAIRYIDGNFNKAITKKGFDVSSKIKQIKNVPNCIPIKRDFQVRGELYATNQVAGISQRITRKYLNDKKGIGESLSFCCFQILNGRLNQYETLNYLKKCGFSTPESYFTNHTSEIKIYKKNWLERKIFEKYPTNGIVIKINSRKLQVLREKSLSQNNEWQYAIEK; this is encoded by the coding sequence ATGGATAATTTATTAGTGAGAGATGTTAAGTATCTAGATGAACAATACAGAATAGGTGAAGGCATGATTTCGGATGATGCATTTAAGCAACTTGAAAAGCTCTTTATTCCTCTGAATCGAAAACCTGACTACTTTAATCAAAAAAATAATAAACTTTTGCCCAAATTAGCTAAAGAAAACTATAAAGAATTTTTGGAAAGTTTATTAACAAAAACAAGATTAAGCATTCAACCAAAAATTGATGGCTGTGCTATTGCAATTAGATATATAGATGGCAATTTTAATAAGGCTATTACAAAAAAAGGATTTGATGTCTCAAGCAAAATTAAACAAATTAAAAATGTCCCCAATTGTATTCCTATCAAACGAGATTTTCAAGTTAGAGGTGAACTATACGCTACAAACCAAGTTGCCGGCATTTCCCAAAGAATTACAAGAAAATACCTCAATGATAAGAAAGGGATTGGAGAAAGTCTCAGCTTTTGCTGTTTCCAAATACTTAATGGAAGACTTAATCAATACGAAACCCTTAACTATCTTAAAAAATGTGGCTTCAGCACCCCTGAAAGTTACTTCACAAATCATACAAGCGAAATCAAAATATATAAAAAAAATTGGTTAGAGAGAAAAATATTTGAGAAATATCCAACTAATGGGATAGTTATTAAAATAAATAGTAGGAAATTACAGGTACTTAGGGAGAAAAGTTTATCTCAAAATAACGAATGGCAATATGCAATTGAAAAATAA
- a CDS encoding oxidoreductase produces the protein MTSTISRPKISNWETSNIPNLIGKTALITGANSGLGYYTAKALAEKNVHVVIACRSLEKSNQTIKKLKGLNPEGIFTPLELDLSDLKNIVEVQSKIFDNFENLDLLINNAGIMHPPKTLSAQGYEIQFAVNHLAHMLLTLKLLPIIEKKEESRIVTVTSGAQFFGKVGWENLKAENYYNKWESYSNSKLANVMFALELNENLKHKNILSLAAHPGIAKTNLFTAQKPNPSPLETFSLELFSPIFQTAEMGALPQLFAATSPDARGGDHYGPRFNFRGHPKLSPTSPFAMNKKERKNLWEKSLEILNNFL, from the coding sequence ATGACTTCCACTATTTCAAGACCTAAAATCTCTAACTGGGAAACATCTAATATTCCAAACCTTATAGGCAAAACAGCGCTAATTACTGGTGCGAATAGTGGTCTTGGATACTACACTGCGAAGGCCTTAGCCGAAAAAAATGTTCATGTTGTTATAGCTTGTAGATCGCTTGAAAAATCAAATCAAACTATCAAAAAACTTAAAGGTCTTAATCCTGAAGGAATATTTACACCTTTAGAATTAGATTTGTCAGATTTAAAAAATATTGTTGAAGTTCAGTCCAAAATTTTTGATAATTTTGAAAATTTGGATTTACTAATCAATAATGCAGGCATTATGCATCCGCCTAAAACTCTTAGTGCCCAGGGATATGAAATACAATTTGCAGTTAATCATCTAGCTCACATGCTTCTGACCCTAAAGCTACTTCCAATTATTGAAAAAAAAGAAGAATCTAGAATAGTTACGGTTACTTCAGGAGCACAATTTTTTGGCAAAGTTGGTTGGGAAAATCTGAAAGCCGAAAACTATTACAACAAATGGGAATCTTACTCCAATAGTAAATTGGCAAATGTAATGTTTGCTTTGGAACTAAATGAAAACTTAAAGCACAAAAATATACTTTCTTTAGCTGCTCACCCAGGAATTGCAAAAACAAATCTCTTTACTGCTCAAAAACCTAACCCTAGTCCATTAGAAACATTCTCCTTAGAATTATTTAGCCCTATTTTTCAAACTGCTGAGATGGGTGCTTTACCTCAACTTTTTGCAGCCACTTCACCAGATGCAAGAGGTGGTGATCATTATGGTCCTAGATTTAATTTCAGAGGTCATCCAAAACTATCCCCTACTTCTCCTTTCGCCATGAATAAAAAAGAAAGAAAAAATTTATGGGAAAAAAGCCTTGAAATACTAAATAATTTCCTATAA